A stretch of Pseudomonas sp. LRP2-20 DNA encodes these proteins:
- a CDS encoding NAD/NADP-dependent octopine/nopaline dehydrogenase family protein — translation MQITVLGGGHGCYAAAVEMAERGHATRLWRRDAAALQALQAIGSVSVRDYRGTRQLALGDNLQLVTDLAAALQGADLVIIPLPATSHAALAAEVAPLLSAGQVVFLPPGTFGSYLFAKAMRDCGNPAEVAFAETGTLPYLVRKHGADQLVISAYATRLPTGVLPSRLSAHAFSVLREAYPSVEPIEDALSGALMNAGPVIHPPLILMNAGPLEHFASWDIHNEGTQPSIRRVTNALDAERMRVREALGYPAPHFPLADHYNSDQGDEWMYGRGAHGKLTDSGDWREKIDLQQHRYMLEDTRLGLSLLVSVGRWAGVPTPVAQGLLALASAVTGRDLYGEGRTLENLGLAELDREQMAALLRNGVAP, via the coding sequence ATGCAAATCACTGTTCTTGGCGGCGGCCACGGCTGCTATGCAGCGGCTGTCGAGATGGCCGAGCGCGGCCATGCCACCCGCTTGTGGCGGCGCGACGCTGCGGCCCTGCAGGCACTGCAGGCGATTGGCAGCGTCAGCGTGCGCGATTACCGCGGCACCCGCCAGCTGGCCCTTGGCGACAACCTGCAACTGGTCACCGACCTGGCAGCAGCACTGCAGGGCGCGGACCTGGTGATCATCCCCTTGCCGGCAACCAGTCACGCAGCCCTGGCTGCTGAAGTCGCGCCGCTGCTCAGTGCCGGCCAGGTGGTGTTCCTGCCGCCAGGCACCTTCGGCAGCTACCTGTTTGCCAAGGCCATGCGCGACTGTGGCAACCCTGCCGAGGTGGCCTTCGCCGAAACCGGGACCTTGCCGTACCTGGTGCGCAAGCACGGCGCCGACCAGCTGGTGATCAGTGCCTACGCCACGCGCCTGCCGACTGGCGTGCTGCCCAGCCGCCTGTCGGCGCATGCCTTCAGCGTGCTGCGCGAGGCCTATCCCAGCGTCGAGCCGATCGAAGATGCCCTGAGTGGTGCCTTGATGAACGCCGGGCCGGTCATTCACCCGCCGCTGATCCTGATGAATGCCGGGCCGCTGGAGCATTTCGCGTCGTGGGACATCCACAACGAAGGCACCCAGCCTTCGATCCGCCGAGTGACCAATGCACTGGACGCCGAACGCATGCGCGTGCGCGAGGCGCTGGGCTACCCGGCACCGCACTTCCCCTTGGCCGACCACTACAACTCTGACCAAGGCGATGAGTGGATGTACGGCCGTGGTGCCCATGGCAAGCTCACCGACAGCGGTGACTGGCGCGAGAAGATCGACCTGCAGCAGCACCGCTACATGCTCGAAGACACCCGCCTGGGGCTGTCGCTGCTGGTCTCGGTCGGGCGCTGGGCCGGCGTGCCGACGCCGGTGGCTCAGGGCTTGCTGGCCTTGGCCTCGGCGGTGACCGGGCGTGACCTGTATGGCGAAGGCCGCACCCTGGAAAACCTCGGCCTGGCCGAGCTCGACCGTGAACAGATGGCGGCCTTGCTGCGTAACGGTGTTGCGCCATGA